One window from the genome of Natrialba magadii ATCC 43099 encodes:
- a CDS encoding 30S ribosomal protein S12 — MANGKYAARKLKKDRQNQRWSDSDYARRARGLREKSDPLEGAPQARGIVLEKVGIEAKQPNSAIRKCVRVQLIKNGKQVTAFCPGDGAISFIDEHDEVTIAGIGGAKGRAMGDLSGVNYKVDKVNGVALKELVRGNAEKPVR; from the coding sequence ATGGCAAACGGCAAATACGCCGCGCGCAAGCTCAAGAAGGACCGCCAGAATCAGCGGTGGTCCGACTCTGACTACGCGCGCCGCGCTCGTGGCCTTCGCGAGAAGTCTGACCCACTCGAGGGAGCACCACAGGCACGCGGTATCGTCCTCGAGAAGGTCGGTATCGAAGCAAAGCAGCCAAACTCGGCAATCCGAAAGTGCGTCCGAGTGCAGCTGATCAAGAACGGAAAGCAGGTCACCGCGTTCTGTCCCGGTGACGGTGCAATTTCGTTCATCGACGAGCACGACGAAGTCACCATCGCCGGTATCGGTGGGGCGAAGGGTCGTGCGATGGGTGACCTCTCGGGTGTCAACTACAAGGTTGACAAGGTCAACGGCGTCGCGCTGAAAGAGCTCGTCCGCGGGAACGCGGAGAAACCGGTTCGATAA
- a CDS encoding TrkA C-terminal domain-containing protein, translating into MGALASVLLSFINAEGEDFLTLIYVLSGVVGIILLARSRLLNRAVTPVIEWALDQTTDLAIQDYTKVLGLQSEYRVAEVEINEDEWLANDTASGLNLSDEGVILLGIERNGDCIGAPGPDTEIQPGDTVVLYGKEGRLQELAYRDEGDVEAHKEARDEHEKILSEQEQIIDQ; encoded by the coding sequence GTGGGTGCGCTTGCGTCAGTCCTTCTATCGTTCATCAACGCCGAGGGCGAGGACTTTCTTACCCTCATCTACGTTCTCAGTGGCGTTGTCGGGATTATTCTTCTCGCTCGTAGCCGACTACTGAACCGAGCAGTGACACCAGTTATCGAATGGGCACTTGACCAGACGACGGATCTTGCCATTCAAGATTACACGAAAGTTCTCGGTCTTCAGAGTGAATATCGCGTCGCCGAAGTCGAGATCAACGAAGACGAATGGTTGGCAAATGATACAGCCAGCGGATTGAATCTCTCTGACGAAGGGGTGATCCTGCTCGGGATTGAGCGAAATGGTGACTGTATTGGTGCCCCTGGTCCTGATACAGAGATTCAACCGGGAGATACCGTTGTCCTCTATGGGAAAGAAGGTCGATTACAGGAACTCGCATACCGAGACGAAGGAGACGTTGAGGCGCACAAGGAGGCGCGTGACGAACACGAAAAAATCCTCTCTGAACAAGAACAAATCATCGATCAGTAA
- a CDS encoding transcriptional regulator FilR1 domain-containing protein: MSDFVEEIERAEKLQDLTTIARYAPGYFEEISTDILIECEVIIREPRYPNGPLEKVIEIIQSASEVHTFVPAVTQQLLDAHRTVLERDQQVELIIGSAGLEGIRSSSMVDLSTTIGDVTYAYDEFTEPIGLVCTDDHVIVLVYDDYSTVHGIVFGSHEQFLTWCTSLYEKYRKKASIVSQTDR, from the coding sequence GTGAGTGATTTTGTTGAGGAAATCGAACGCGCAGAAAAGCTTCAAGATTTAACTACGATCGCTAGATATGCGCCAGGCTACTTCGAAGAGATCTCTACAGACATTCTTATCGAATGTGAAGTGATTATTCGAGAACCAAGGTATCCGAATGGACCACTCGAGAAAGTTATCGAGATCATTCAATCCGCATCTGAGGTACACACGTTCGTACCGGCCGTTACACAGCAACTCCTTGATGCGCATCGGACAGTCTTGGAGCGGGACCAGCAAGTCGAGTTGATTATCGGATCAGCCGGACTAGAAGGCATTCGATCCAGCAGCATGGTCGATCTTTCTACTACCATTGGCGATGTGACATACGCATACGACGAGTTCACGGAGCCGATTGGCCTCGTCTGTACGGACGATCACGTAATTGTACTAGTTTATGATGATTACAGCACAGTTCACGGCATTGTTTTTGGAAGTCACGAACAATTCCTGACGTGGTGTACATCGCTCTATGAAAAGTATCGCAAAAAGGCATCTATTGTTTCACAGACTGATCGTTGA
- a CDS encoding HalOD1 output domain-containing protein, translated as MTDELRSDGGNGDDGEGEPVPAATRSTYEITDDQSPSETVIRGVAALTNTPVLDLAPLYTVIDPTQLDELYEKTSDAVQAELSFTYSGCAVTVTRTAVHVRIVAEKDGNAENGNDRNGDTD; from the coding sequence ATGACTGATGAACTCCGCTCCGACGGTGGCAACGGTGACGACGGTGAGGGTGAACCGGTACCGGCGGCCACACGATCGACGTACGAGATTACCGACGACCAGTCACCGAGCGAAACGGTTATTCGCGGTGTTGCCGCGCTCACGAACACACCTGTACTTGATCTCGCGCCCCTGTACACCGTCATCGATCCGACGCAACTGGACGAACTGTACGAGAAGACGTCCGACGCGGTACAAGCGGAACTCTCGTTTACATACAGCGGCTGTGCCGTTACCGTCACTCGAACGGCAGTTCACGTCCGGATAGTTGCAGAGAAAGACGGCAATGCTGAGAACGGCAACGACAGAAACGGGGACACCGACTGA
- a CDS encoding ABC transporter permease subunit yields the protein MKLSTFVESSGGTERTTPTNTAAQARIAAAIATMEIRQFRWSRLVALFVAFFGFSAWRIASSIRPVEGEGGRGSRYTFLEYPETYDAAYAVYGFMSYTFHVNSFVFLVPLLGLVLGYGAVVTPRATGQLKTVLSFPCSRAAILLGTVLGRGIILTAVIGTGLLVGWITILVQFETAQAGFYAAFSAATIGYGFVWLSIGFALSSLFATPRRVAAAVFTVFIGFTFNWHEIAVNALGLFPDAYSVDPRQAYLILASAPYEEIIPKVHLAPHEDIDGFGTTVVGTQIAEVATVPLHLSWPVAVCVLGLWIVVPLAFTYNRLRRLSLT from the coding sequence GTGAAGTTGAGTACTTTCGTCGAATCGTCCGGTGGGACTGAGCGGACGACACCAACAAACACAGCCGCACAAGCGCGAATAGCGGCCGCAATCGCGACGATGGAAATTCGCCAGTTTCGATGGTCACGGCTGGTGGCTCTGTTCGTCGCTTTCTTCGGGTTCTCTGCTTGGCGAATTGCAAGCAGTATCCGCCCCGTCGAAGGTGAGGGAGGAAGGGGCAGTCGGTATACGTTCCTCGAATATCCGGAGACGTACGATGCCGCCTACGCCGTGTACGGCTTCATGAGTTATACGTTCCACGTGAATTCGTTCGTGTTCCTCGTTCCGCTGCTGGGCTTAGTACTCGGGTACGGAGCGGTCGTTACTCCTCGAGCGACCGGACAACTCAAAACCGTGCTTTCGTTCCCCTGTTCGCGCGCGGCCATACTACTGGGAACAGTACTCGGCAGAGGGATCATTCTTACAGCCGTGATCGGTACCGGTCTCCTCGTCGGCTGGATAACGATTCTCGTTCAATTCGAGACCGCCCAAGCCGGATTCTACGCCGCGTTCTCCGCGGCGACGATCGGGTACGGATTCGTCTGGTTGAGTATTGGGTTCGCCCTGTCGTCGCTATTCGCGACGCCACGACGAGTGGCGGCTGCGGTGTTCACGGTGTTTATCGGTTTCACGTTCAACTGGCACGAAATCGCCGTTAACGCTCTTGGGTTATTCCCTGACGCGTATAGTGTCGACCCACGACAGGCGTACCTGATCCTTGCTTCGGCCCCCTACGAAGAAATCATTCCGAAGGTCCACCTCGCGCCGCACGAGGATATCGACGGCTTCGGTACCACCGTTGTCGGAACACAGATCGCGGAGGTGGCCACGGTACCGCTACATCTTTCTTGGCCGGTTGCCGTCTGTGTCCTCGGGCTGTGGATTGTCGTCCCGCTGGCATTCACGTACAACAGACTCCGACGGCTATCACTCACGTAA
- a CDS encoding DUF7344 domain-containing protein, protein MAMPEEQLVRLIADPETRAILSCLDDASAPLTVDELTHRLVERDTTVVDATTYDRELDRTALSLHHSQLPQLKEAGLVEYDADENLVSTRDDAIDPEWLTFDLIDEFLSRFAGRRSTDTDAIGVIEGAGAVYDYSRELADRAEDELFLIYRSDDLLDEGCLPHATQAMDRGVEFCVGSQNADVRQFFREHVPETTIWEPQLDWMNEPSRYPRISRLIVADRDKVMLSLRDKPVATGSKAETAMIGEGETNPLVVLVRELLGPRLDHLDYQSDHFSGELPFEL, encoded by the coding sequence ATGGCGATGCCCGAGGAACAGCTGGTTCGACTGATCGCCGATCCAGAGACCCGTGCGATCCTCTCTTGCCTGGACGATGCGTCGGCCCCGCTCACCGTCGACGAACTGACGCATCGACTCGTCGAACGGGACACGACGGTCGTCGATGCCACGACCTACGATCGGGAACTCGACCGGACGGCGCTCTCGTTGCACCACAGCCAGCTTCCACAGCTCAAGGAGGCAGGGCTGGTCGAGTACGACGCCGACGAGAATCTCGTGTCCACTCGAGACGACGCGATCGATCCTGAGTGGCTGACGTTCGATCTGATCGACGAGTTTCTCTCGCGGTTCGCCGGCAGACGGAGTACCGATACGGACGCGATCGGCGTGATCGAAGGAGCGGGTGCGGTCTACGATTACAGCCGTGAACTGGCCGATCGAGCCGAAGATGAACTCTTTCTCATCTACAGGAGTGACGATCTCCTCGACGAGGGCTGTCTGCCACACGCGACGCAGGCGATGGACCGCGGCGTCGAGTTCTGTGTCGGATCGCAGAACGCCGATGTCCGTCAGTTCTTCCGTGAACACGTTCCCGAAACGACGATCTGGGAGCCACAACTCGACTGGATGAACGAGCCGTCGCGGTATCCACGGATTAGCCGACTCATCGTCGCCGACCGCGATAAGGTGATGCTTTCGCTGCGGGACAAACCGGTGGCGACCGGGTCGAAGGCAGAGACGGCGATGATCGGCGAGGGAGAGACCAATCCACTCGTTGTGCTCGTCCGAGAGTTGCTCGGACCACGCCTCGATCATCTGGACTACCAGAGCGACCACTTCAGCGGTGAACTCCCGTTCGAACTCTAA
- a CDS encoding ABC transporter permease → MANQKNRSGLIRDYCRTFLGNYDPRRPYQVFLLECQLISRSTTNLVIAAAVFVVFVAPIAWVSGETSGSSEWSAFVVLEEGHTISAAYWFHGIDIYVVLLPLFAFLFGYGTIASERDDGTLTVLGSLPITRFDIYIGKALARIFVFSGVVFVGVLAGSLGVFAANPMTASPHAHLLASVPTVLFGTALVSIAIAVSALLSSRLHALSGAIVGYFGLVFGAVWTLGSAPLAIVGHPFHGYSVLIATLFDTMYPSLGVALSSGSQSPDTLLLLFVTKPVAILVLFAWICGSLAIGYLGFRREVILS, encoded by the coding sequence ATGGCGAATCAGAAGAATCGAAGTGGTTTAATAAGAGATTACTGCCGGACTTTTCTGGGAAACTACGACCCCCGTCGTCCATATCAGGTGTTTCTACTCGAGTGCCAGTTGATCAGCCGGTCGACGACAAATCTCGTTATTGCTGCTGCCGTGTTCGTTGTTTTCGTTGCACCAATTGCGTGGGTGTCGGGAGAGACGAGCGGGTCGTCCGAATGGTCAGCCTTCGTTGTTCTCGAGGAAGGGCATACGATTTCAGCCGCCTACTGGTTTCACGGTATCGATATTTATGTCGTTTTGCTTCCGCTGTTCGCGTTCCTTTTCGGTTACGGTACAATTGCGTCAGAACGAGATGACGGGACGCTTACGGTGCTCGGATCACTTCCGATAACTCGGTTCGATATATACATTGGAAAGGCGCTCGCGCGAATATTCGTCTTTTCAGGAGTTGTGTTCGTCGGTGTTCTTGCCGGATCGCTCGGGGTATTCGCAGCGAATCCGATGACGGCGTCACCGCATGCCCACCTCCTGGCGAGTGTTCCGACTGTGCTTTTCGGCACTGCACTCGTCTCCATCGCTATCGCCGTGTCTGCACTTCTCTCCAGTCGGTTACACGCATTGAGTGGCGCGATTGTCGGCTATTTCGGACTGGTATTTGGCGCAGTGTGGACGCTCGGTTCTGCCCCACTGGCAATCGTCGGACATCCGTTTCACGGATATTCAGTGCTGATTGCAACACTCTTCGACACGATGTATCCATCACTCGGGGTCGCCCTCTCGAGCGGAAGCCAGTCACCGGACACCCTGTTGTTGCTGTTCGTGACGAAGCCGGTTGCCATCCTCGTTCTCTTCGCATGGATCTGCGGTTCGCTCGCGATCGGATACCTCGGATTTCGACGAGAGGTGATTCTATCGTGA
- a CDS encoding 30S ribosomal protein S7: protein MAAEDQPDPDAPAGGADVGAQLFGTWDIDEIAYEDPSTERYISVTPVAHTAGRHASKQFKKSEISIVERFINRLMQTEDNTGKKQQTLNFVREAFELIHERTEENPIQILVTAVENSAPREETVRLKYGGISVPKAVDVAPQRRVDQALKFLAEGVHNDSFKSSTSVPEAIASQLTGAANYDVQTYAVSQKEEKERVAAAAR, encoded by the coding sequence ATGGCAGCAGAAGATCAACCAGACCCAGATGCCCCAGCTGGCGGCGCAGACGTCGGCGCACAGCTCTTTGGCACGTGGGATATCGACGAGATCGCCTACGAGGATCCATCGACCGAACGCTACATCTCGGTGACACCGGTCGCACACACTGCCGGTCGCCACGCGAGCAAGCAGTTCAAGAAGTCCGAAATCTCGATCGTCGAGCGCTTCATCAACCGTCTGATGCAGACCGAGGACAACACGGGCAAGAAGCAGCAGACGCTCAACTTCGTCCGTGAGGCGTTCGAACTCATCCACGAGCGCACCGAGGAGAATCCGATTCAGATTCTCGTCACGGCCGTCGAGAACTCGGCACCGCGCGAGGAGACCGTCCGCCTGAAGTACGGTGGTATCTCGGTCCCGAAGGCCGTCGACGTCGCGCCACAGCGTCGCGTCGACCAGGCCCTGAAGTTCCTCGCTGAGGGCGTCCACAACGACTCGTTCAAGTCGTCCACGTCGGTTCCGGAGGCCATCGCCTCCCAGCTCACCGGCGCGGCGAACTACGACGTCCAGACCTACGCAGTCAGTCAGAAAGAAGAGAAAGAGCGCGTCGCGGCGGCTGCACGCTAA
- a CDS encoding aldehyde dehydrogenase family protein, which yields MTGTSKLPAEERAVTELAITPDNGWNALYLDGDWVPAGDRDLIDVENPATRSTVASVPSSTESDVDEAYAIATDAQSAWAERPPQERAAIVTEACELLGEYADDLATLFAVECGGVQLKADFELQLAQGTMEVGAGLAMRDGGRRKESVTPGKENLLVREPAGVVGVITPWNFPLYLSSRVVAPAIALGNSVVLKPDEHTPITGGLVLAKVFEEAGLPAGVLNVVPGYGHEMGDHFSGHSVPSVMSFTGSSEVGRGVGQRAVGSYTEPALELGGNNAHIVLSDADLERATDAGAFGSFTHQGQECISINRHLVHESLYDEYVAGLADRAAQLPIGDPREEGTLVGPVINESQRDKIVGFVDESVERGATVEAGGSHDGLFVEPTVLSNVTSDMPVACNEHFGPVAPVIPFETDEEAIRIANDTEYGLSGSVHSSDIARARDVADALETGMVHINDQPLNDEPHVAFGGVGASGMGRYNDEWIMDTLTTLKWISIQREPREYPY from the coding sequence GCCGGCGACCGTGACCTGATCGACGTCGAAAATCCCGCAACGCGTTCGACCGTCGCGTCGGTTCCCTCGAGTACCGAAAGTGATGTCGACGAGGCGTACGCCATCGCGACGGACGCCCAGTCGGCGTGGGCGGAGCGACCGCCCCAGGAACGGGCGGCGATCGTCACCGAGGCCTGTGAACTGCTGGGCGAGTATGCAGACGACCTCGCGACGCTGTTCGCGGTCGAGTGCGGTGGTGTCCAGCTGAAAGCTGACTTCGAACTCCAGCTCGCACAGGGGACGATGGAGGTCGGTGCCGGGTTAGCGATGCGCGATGGCGGCCGGCGCAAGGAGTCGGTGACGCCGGGCAAAGAGAATCTGCTCGTTCGTGAACCGGCGGGCGTCGTCGGCGTTATTACACCGTGGAACTTCCCGCTGTATCTCTCCAGTCGCGTCGTCGCACCGGCCATCGCGCTTGGCAACAGCGTTGTCTTGAAACCCGACGAGCACACGCCGATCACAGGTGGGCTCGTCCTCGCGAAGGTCTTCGAGGAGGCTGGTCTCCCCGCGGGCGTCCTGAACGTCGTTCCCGGCTACGGCCACGAGATGGGTGACCACTTCTCGGGGCATTCGGTCCCGTCGGTGATGTCGTTTACCGGCTCCTCGGAAGTTGGCCGCGGCGTCGGCCAGCGCGCCGTCGGCTCCTACACGGAACCGGCGCTCGAACTTGGCGGCAACAACGCCCACATCGTCCTGTCGGATGCCGACCTCGAACGAGCAACCGACGCCGGCGCGTTCGGCTCGTTCACCCACCAGGGTCAGGAATGTATCTCGATCAACCGCCATCTGGTCCACGAGTCGTTGTACGACGAATACGTCGCCGGCCTGGCCGACCGCGCTGCACAGCTCCCGATCGGTGATCCGCGCGAGGAGGGGACGCTCGTGGGCCCGGTCATCAACGAGAGCCAGCGCGACAAAATCGTCGGCTTCGTCGACGAGTCGGTCGAGCGCGGCGCAACTGTCGAAGCCGGTGGCAGTCACGACGGCCTGTTCGTCGAGCCGACCGTGCTCTCGAACGTCACGAGCGACATGCCAGTCGCCTGTAACGAACACTTCGGGCCGGTCGCACCCGTTATTCCGTTCGAGACCGACGAAGAGGCGATCCGGATCGCAAACGATACCGAGTACGGTCTATCGGGCTCGGTCCACTCGAGTGACATCGCCCGAGCACGTGACGTGGCCGATGCACTGGAGACGGGGATGGTTCATATCAACGATCAGCCGTTGAACGACGAACCACACGTTGCGTTTGGTGGCGTTGGTGCGTCGGGGATGGGTCGGTACAACGACGAGTGGATCATGGACACCCTGACGACGCTGAAGTGGATCTCGATCCAGCGCGAACCGCGGGAGTATCCGTACTAA
- a CDS encoding DUF5781 family protein, which produces MDIRVQGPGPTSPFLSARDLFETEHDLSLPVYVQLRDDPDERTWAGHYDDRHVLNISRQAASSAMARELALHEFAHMARHEQEHPSHTQSTEEVLYLALAGKSVERRKLAHCYQIANHMKDIYADDITLAVGPGEKLLSYLESSLAMAVADRPPTPARPGHERLSASADPEITAVNAAFALALTERHDLVDDDHRLYDLARVAAMDAPGVDFEGFKRRFRELAADPDSSGYRQVLVDATRDYVGGEGPAAD; this is translated from the coding sequence ATGGATATACGCGTCCAAGGCCCTGGACCCACGTCTCCGTTTCTCAGCGCCCGCGACCTCTTCGAAACCGAACACGACCTCTCGCTGCCGGTGTACGTCCAGTTGCGCGACGACCCGGACGAGCGGACCTGGGCTGGCCACTACGACGACCGACACGTGCTCAACATCTCCCGACAGGCCGCCTCGAGCGCCATGGCCCGGGAACTCGCTCTCCACGAGTTCGCCCACATGGCCCGCCACGAGCAAGAACACCCCTCCCACACGCAGTCGACCGAGGAGGTGCTCTACCTCGCGCTCGCCGGCAAGAGCGTCGAACGACGCAAACTCGCTCACTGCTACCAGATCGCTAACCACATGAAAGACATCTACGCCGACGACATCACGCTCGCCGTCGGCCCCGGCGAGAAACTCCTCTCGTACCTCGAGTCCAGCCTCGCGATGGCCGTCGCCGATCGGCCGCCGACGCCCGCTCGACCGGGACACGAGCGCCTCTCGGCGAGCGCCGATCCCGAGATCACGGCCGTCAACGCCGCGTTCGCGCTGGCGCTCACCGAGCGCCACGACCTCGTCGATGACGACCACCGCCTGTACGACCTCGCGCGCGTCGCCGCGATGGACGCCCCCGGGGTCGACTTCGAGGGCTTCAAGCGTCGGTTCCGGGAACTGGCGGCGGATCCGGACTCGAGCGGCTACCGCCAGGTGCTCGTCGACGCGACGCGGGACTACGTCGGTGGAGAAGGGCCTGCGGCGGACTGA
- a CDS encoding ABC transporter ATP-binding protein → MTDDTPAIEFDSVTRTFGHITALSDLSLEVRPGERYGFLGPNGAGKTTAIGLLLNFLRPTDGAVRVFGQDVQANELAVKSRTGALPQGFTPYSNLTGYEHLEFACSVRGVDTDPEDVLERVGLLDAAEQKADGYSQGMVRRLGFAMALVGEPDLLILDEPIAGLDPSGAARIRELIREQNERGATVFVSSHQLAQVETICDRVGIISEGTMVAEASVSELQARIDGGPRLVITLTNEPVSVPDAVMPVEGVEDAWIDESRVIVSCESAGVRTDVLVALEEAGIDVIDFETERASLEDVFATYADTENV, encoded by the coding sequence ATGACAGACGATACTCCCGCAATAGAATTCGATTCGGTAACTCGAACGTTCGGTCACATTACTGCCCTTTCAGACCTCTCACTCGAGGTTCGTCCTGGAGAACGATACGGCTTTCTCGGTCCGAATGGAGCCGGAAAAACGACAGCCATCGGCTTGTTGTTGAACTTCCTGCGCCCAACTGATGGAGCGGTTCGCGTTTTCGGTCAGGACGTACAGGCAAACGAACTCGCAGTGAAGTCCCGAACGGGTGCTCTCCCACAGGGATTTACCCCATACTCGAATCTCACGGGATACGAACATCTCGAGTTCGCGTGTTCGGTTCGCGGAGTCGACACTGACCCTGAAGACGTCCTCGAACGCGTTGGATTGCTGGATGCTGCGGAACAAAAGGCAGACGGGTACTCACAGGGTATGGTCCGTCGGCTTGGATTTGCGATGGCGCTTGTCGGCGAGCCCGACCTGCTAATTCTCGATGAGCCGATTGCCGGACTCGATCCGAGCGGCGCAGCTCGCATCCGAGAACTAATCCGCGAACAGAACGAGCGCGGAGCCACTGTGTTCGTTTCGTCGCATCAGCTTGCCCAAGTCGAGACCATTTGTGATCGAGTCGGCATCATCTCTGAAGGGACGATGGTCGCCGAAGCATCCGTGTCAGAACTCCAGGCCCGTATCGACGGAGGGCCACGACTCGTCATCACGTTGACGAACGAGCCGGTATCGGTGCCTGACGCTGTAATGCCAGTCGAGGGCGTCGAAGATGCGTGGATCGACGAGAGCCGAGTGATTGTCAGCTGCGAATCCGCAGGCGTTCGAACCGACGTACTCGTCGCTCTCGAAGAAGCTGGAATCGACGTCATCGATTTCGAGACCGAACGTGCATCACTCGAAGACGTCTTTGCTACGTACGCGGATACGGAAAACGTGTAA
- a CDS encoding elongation factor EF-2: MGRRKKIVQECERLMDEPENIRNIAIAAHVDHGKTTLSDNLLAGAGMISDETAGEQLAMDTEEDEQERGITIDAANVSMTHEYDDTNHLINLIDTPGHVDFGGDVTRAMRAVDGALVVVDAVEGAMPQTETVLRQALREGVKPTLFINKVDRLISELQEGPEEMQQRLVSVIGDVNELIRGMTEDMDDVDDWTVSVEDGTVGFGSALYKWGVSMPSMQRTGMDFGDIMELERNDERQELHDRTPLSDVVLDMVCEHFPNPVDAQPRRVPRIWRGDDESELAEGMRLVDESGEVVFMVTDIGMDPHAGEIASGRVFSGSLEKGQELYVSGTAGKNRVQSVGIYMGGEREEVERVPAGNIAAVTGLRDAIAGSTVSSVEMTPFESIEHISEPVITKSVEAQNMDDLPKLIETLRQVSKEDPTIQITINEDTGEHLISGQGELHLEVITQRIEKNQGIPVITGEPIVVYREQPQQASPEVEGISPNRHNRFYISIEPMADDLVETIKLGEASMDMPEQERREALQDAGMEKDDSQNVEHIHGTNILLDQTKGIQHLNETMELVIEGFEDALDNGPLANEPVQGTLIRLHDARLHEDTIHRGPAQVIPATRNALHNALIHGKIKLLEPMQDARIDVPNDHMGAASGEIQGRRGRVDDMYQEGDLMVVEGIAPVGEMIGFASDIRSATEGRASWNTENAGFEVMSDSLQSEKIMEIRERKGMKLELPEAIDYL; this comes from the coding sequence ATGGGCCGACGCAAGAAGATCGTCCAAGAGTGTGAACGGTTGATGGACGAACCGGAGAACATCCGGAACATCGCCATCGCCGCTCACGTCGACCACGGAAAAACGACCCTTTCTGACAACCTCCTCGCGGGTGCAGGCATGATCTCCGACGAGACTGCCGGCGAACAGCTCGCGATGGACACGGAGGAAGACGAGCAGGAACGTGGGATCACCATCGACGCAGCAAACGTCTCGATGACCCACGAGTACGACGACACCAACCACCTCATCAACCTGATCGACACGCCAGGCCACGTCGACTTCGGTGGCGACGTGACCCGTGCGATGCGCGCCGTCGACGGTGCGCTCGTCGTCGTCGACGCCGTCGAGGGTGCCATGCCACAGACCGAAACGGTCCTGCGCCAGGCACTCCGCGAGGGCGTCAAGCCGACCCTGTTCATCAACAAGGTCGACCGCCTGATTTCGGAACTGCAGGAAGGTCCCGAGGAGATGCAGCAGCGACTCGTCTCGGTCATCGGCGACGTCAACGAGCTTATCCGCGGCATGACCGAGGACATGGACGACGTCGACGACTGGACCGTCTCTGTCGAAGACGGCACCGTCGGCTTCGGATCCGCCCTCTACAAGTGGGGTGTCTCGATGCCCTCGATGCAGCGTACCGGCATGGACTTTGGCGACATCATGGAACTCGAGCGCAACGACGAGCGCCAGGAGCTCCACGACCGGACGCCGCTGTCGGACGTCGTGCTCGACATGGTCTGTGAGCACTTCCCGAACCCGGTCGACGCACAGCCACGCCGTGTTCCGCGTATCTGGCGCGGTGACGACGAGTCCGAACTCGCAGAGGGCATGCGCCTCGTCGACGAGTCCGGCGAAGTCGTCTTCATGGTCACTGACATCGGAATGGACCCACACGCAGGCGAAATCGCCTCCGGTCGTGTCTTCTCGGGCTCCCTCGAGAAGGGCCAGGAGCTGTACGTCTCCGGGACCGCGGGCAAGAACCGCGTCCAGTCCGTCGGGATCTACATGGGTGGCGAGCGCGAGGAAGTCGAGCGCGTCCCAGCAGGGAACATCGCAGCTGTCACCGGTCTGCGTGACGCCATCGCCGGCTCGACCGTCTCCTCGGTCGAGATGACGCCGTTCGAGTCCATCGAGCACATTTCCGAGCCCGTCATCACGAAGTCCGTCGAGGCACAGAACATGGACGACCTGCCAAAGCTCATCGAGACGCTGCGCCAGGTCTCCAAGGAGGACCCGACGATCCAGATTACCATTAACGAGGACACTGGTGAGCACCTGATCTCCGGACAGGGTGAACTCCACCTCGAGGTCATCACCCAGCGTATCGAGAAGAACCAGGGCATTCCGGTCATCACTGGTGAACCGATCGTCGTCTACCGCGAGCAGCCACAGCAGGCAAGCCCGGAAGTCGAGGGCATTTCGCCAAACCGTCACAACCGCTTCTACATCTCCATCGAACCGATGGCGGACGACCTCGTCGAGACGATCAAGCTCGGCGAAGCCTCGATGGACATGCCAGAGCAGGAACGCCGTGAAGCCCTGCAGGACGCCGGCATGGAGAAAGACGACTCCCAGAACGTCGAGCACATCCACGGGACGAACATCCTGCTCGACCAGACGAAGGGTATCCAGCACCTGAACGAGACGATGGAACTCGTCATCGAGGGATTCGAGGACGCCCTCGACAACGGCCCGCTCGCAAACGAGCCGGTCCAGGGGACGCTCATCCGTCTGCACGACGCCCGTCTCCACGAGGACACCATCCACCGTGGTCCGGCGCAGGTCATCCCTGCAACCCGTAACGCGCTTCACAACGCGCTGATCCACGGCAAGATCAAGCTGCTCGAGCCGATGCAGGACGCCCGTATCGACGTGCCAAACGACCACATGGGTGCCGCCTCCGGCGAGATCCAGGGTCGTCGTGGCCGCGTCGACGACATGTACCAGGAAGGAGACCTCATGGTCGTCGAGGGTATCGCACCCGTCGGCGAGATGATCGGTTTCGCGAGCGACATTCGCTCCGCGACCGAGGGTCGTGCTTCCTGGAACACCGAGAACGCCGGCTTCGAAGTCATGTCTGACTCCCTCCAGAGCGAGAAGATCATGGAGATTCGCGAGCGCAAGGGCATGAAGCTCGAACTGCCGGAAGCGATCGACTACCTCTAA